In Gossypium hirsutum isolate 1008001.06 chromosome D06, Gossypium_hirsutum_v2.1, whole genome shotgun sequence, one genomic interval encodes:
- the LOC107901273 gene encoding CRS2-associated factor 1, chloroplastic, which translates to MALKLPISFPIFSPPSPNPYTNTNEPGHRPPTEIRFSRWNNANAEKFNQRRRAQQEIEDDIRRYRRFDSATKIATTVEPSSSSTPQPTETYKSFGSPSSPSSPSIPGKKSKYSKPPNHPAFRKFSKAANPPPPSPLDKKPANVAIGEDGVSFVIDGAPFEFKYSYTETPKVKPVKLREPPYSPFGPTTMPRPWTGRAPLPPSQKKMKEFDSFVLPPPEKKGVKSIQKPGPYLPGTGPRYVQSREEILGEPLTAEEVKELVNSCLKSQRQLNMGRDGLTHNMLDNIHAHWKRRRVCKIKCKGVCTVDMNNICEQLEERTGGKVIFRRGGVLFLFRGRNYNYKTRPRFPLMLWKPVTPVYPRLIPRVPEGLTPQEATEMRKKGRKLMPIRKLAKNGVYADLVKNVREAFEECELVRINCQGIKGSDYKKIGAKLKELVPCVLISFEDEHILMWRGNNWKSSFSKPSSNSGIEKTNADTVSITGQLEGQELSPTYVQTAGTGSPLSSSQDNSIEQRESVENDQTNVSPTAKSGIMEASQTTLDGMDYAGHESESKVNTSGSAIADDIKSAGGESETLTMTYGLEHILDNPGRANEEPSAMLMESHVGPKSPGSSQSHSESSVTDSINHDQLEIVAEASLDIKRPARMSAACTERVLHLMKQAVESGSAVVLDDPTLDADGIYQRSVAFSRSAPPGPVFRRQPRKMSIQKNKELELGNLEVKEVTAVPHKRGNEKQASKPRRIKDIAEHHPEVVPKGTLRVDELAKLLA; encoded by the exons ATGGCGCTGAAATTGCCCATCTCATTCCCAATTTTCTCGCCACCGTCGCCAAACCCTTATACTAACACTAACGAGCCCGGCCATCGACCGCCAACGGAGATCCGATTCTCCCGCTGGAACAACGCCAACGCCGAGAAATTCAACCAACGCCGACGCGCCCAACAAGAAATCGAAGATGATATTCGCCGTTACCGCCGCTTCGATTCCGCCACCAAAATTGCCACCACCGTAGAACCCTCCTCTTCCTCCACACCACAACCAACCGAAACCTACAAATCCTTTGGCTCCCCTTCCTCTCCCTCCAGTCCTTCAATTCCAGGCAAGAAATCCAAGTACTCCAAGCCCCCAAACCACCCAGCTTTTCGCAAATTCTCCAAAGCTGCAAATCCTCCGCCACCGTCTCCACTCGACAAGAAACCTGCAAATGTCGCCATCGGCGAGGACGGCGTATCGTTCGTCATCGACGGTGCACCGTTCGAGTTCAAATACAGTTACACTGAGACGCCAAAAGTGAAGCCGGTAAAGCTAAGGGAACCACCCTACTCGCCGTTCGGACCTACGACCATGCCTAGGCCGTGGACAGGCCGGGCTCCACTTCCGCCCAGTCAGAAAAAGATGAAGGAATTCGATTCTTTCGTATTGCCTCCGCCTGAAAAGAAAGGGGTGAAGTCCATACAGAAACCTGGTCCATATTTACCTGGGACCGGTCCAAGGTACGTCCAGTCGAGAGAGGAGATTTTGGGAGAGCCATTGACTGCAGAGGAGGTTAAGGAGCTAGTAAACAGTTGTTTGAAGTCACAACGACAGTtgaatatgg GTAGGGATGGTTTAACACACAACATGTTAGATAATATACACGCTCACTGGAAAAGACGAAGAGTTTGTAAGATTAAATGCAAGGGAGTTTGTACGGTCGATATGAACAATATTTGTGAGCAACTAGAG GAAAGAACAGGAGGGAAAGTTATTTTCAGAAGAGGGGGAGTTCTATTCCTTTTTCGAGGTAGAAATTACAATTATAAAACTCGTCCCCGCTTCCCTCTTATGCTGTGGAAACCTGTTACCCCTGTGTATCCACGGCTGATTCCGCGTGTTCCTGAGGGTCTAACACCACAAGAAGCAACTGAAATGAGAAAGAAGGGGAGGAAATTAATGCCGATACGTAAACTTG cGAAGAATGGTGTGTATGCTGACCTTGTCAAAAATGTTAGGGAGGCATTTGAAGAGTGTGAACTTGTCCGGATTAATTGTCAAGGGATTAAGGGAAGTGACTATAAGAAAATTGGTGCCAAACTAAAG GAGCTGGTCCCATGTGTGCTAATCTCATTTGAAGATGAGCACATACTAATGTGGCGAGGAAACAATTGGAAGTCGTCTTTCTCAAAACCATCATCAAATTCAGGCATAGAGAAAACCAATGCAGACACAGTTTCCATTACTGGACAGTTGGAAGGACAAGAATTATCACCGACATATGTTCAAACAGCTGGTACAGGCTCACCTCTCAGTAGTTCTCAAGATAATAGCATTGAGCAAAGGGAATCCGTTGAAAATGACCAGACAAATGTATCTCCCACTGCAAAATCAGGTATAATGGAGGCTAGTCAAACAACATTAGATGGGATGGATTATGCCGGTCATGAGTCCGAAAGCAAAGTGAATACCTCTGGAAGTGCAATTGCTGATGATATCAAATCTGCTGGTGGTGAATCTGAAACCTTGACCATGACCTATGGTCTTGAGCATATTTTGGATAATCCTGGCAGAGCAAATGAAGAGCCATCAGCTATGCTAATGGAAAGTCATGTTGGACCCAAGAGTCCTGGAAGTAGTCAAAGCCATTCAGAGTCTTCTGTTACTGATTCGATCAATCATGACCAGCTGGAAATTGTTGCCGAAGCTTCGCTAGATATTAAGCGGCCAGCAAGAATGAGTGCAGCTTGTACTGAGAGGGTTTTGCATCTGATGAAACAAGCTGTTGAGAGTGGGAGTGCAGTTGTATTAGATGATCCTACTTTGGATGCTGACGGAATATATCAAAGATCTGTTGCCTTTTCCCGGTCTGCACCACCTGGGCCAGTTTTTAGGCGACAGCCTCGTAAAATGTCTATCCAAAAGAACAAAGAGCTAGAACTTGGGAATTTGGAAGTGAAGGAAGTCACAGCAGTTCCCCAtaagagaggaaatgaaaagcaAGCTTCTAAACCTCGAAGAATTAAAGATATAGCTGAACATCATCCAGAAGTTGTACCGAAAGGAACCCTGAGGGTTGACGAGCTTGCTAAGCTATTAGCTTAA
- the LOC107901274 gene encoding LOW QUALITY PROTEIN: sugar transport protein 14 (The sequence of the model RefSeq protein was modified relative to this genomic sequence to represent the inferred CDS: inserted 1 base in 1 codon) yields the protein MAGGGFGNEGGNLKRAHLYEYKITNYFIFACLVAATXGSLFGYDLGVSGGVTSMDDFLKEFFPKIYRRKQAHLHETDYCKYDNQLLTLFTSSLYFAGLVSTFGASYVTRNKGRRASILVGAVSFFLGGAINAGAVNITMLIIGRILLGAGIGFGNQAVPLYLSEMAPAKHRGAVNQLFQFTTCMGILIANLINYKTDKIHKWGWRLSLGLATVPATLMFVGGLALPETPNSLVEQGRLEEAKWVLVKVRGTPNVDAEFADLIEASEAARAIKHPFRNLLQRKNRPQLVLGALGIPAFQQLTGMNSILFYAPILFQTLGFGSGASLISSVLTSGMLVLATLVSMALVDRFGRRAFFLEAGFEMFCYMIAVAITLAFKFGEGETLPKAIGWFLVVIICLFVFAYGRSWGPLGWLVPSELFPLETRSAGQSMVVCVNLLFTALIAQCFLVSLCHLKYGIFLLFAGLIFIMSSFIFFLLPETKRVPIEEVYLLWKDHWFWKKYVEDDDEKDIKKPTT from the exons ATGGCTGGTGGAGGGTTTGGTAATGAAGGAGGGAATTTGAAGAGAGCTCATCTCTATGAATACAAGATTACcaattattttatatttgcttGCCTTGTTGCTGCTA GGGGATCTCTTTTTGGATATGATCTTGGTGTTTCTG GTGGAGTGACTTCCATGGATGATTTCTTGAAGGAATTCTTCCCAAAGATATATAGAAGGAAACAAGCACATCTTCATGAAACTGACTACTGCAAATATGACAACCAGCTCCTCACACTTTTTACGTCTTCGCTCTACTTCGCAGGTCTTGTTTCTACATTTGGAGCCTCCTATGTTACTAGAAACAAAGGGCGCCGAGCCAGCATCCTTGTTGGTGCAGTCAGCTTCTTCCTAGGAGGAGCTATCAATGCAGGTGCGGTGAATATCACAATGTTGATCATAGGACGCATTCTTCTTGGTGCAGGCATTGGATTTGGAAACCAA GCAGTTCCCTTGTATCTTTCGGAGATGGCTCCGGCAAAGCATCGAGGAGCTGTGAACCAGCTGTTCCAATTCACAACCTGCATGGGAATCCTTATAGCTAACCTGATCAACTACAAAACAGATAAGATCCATAAATGGGGTTGGAGATTATCTCTAGGCTTAGCTACAGTCCCAGCAACACTGATGTTTGTTGGTGGCCTTGCCCTACCAGAGACCCCTAACAGTCTCGTAGAACAAGGAAGACTAGAAGAGGCAAAATGGGTGTTGGTAAAAGTTCGAGGTACCCCCAATGTCGATGCTGAATTTGCCGACCTTATCGAGGCCAGCGAAGCAGCTCGGGCCATAAAGCACCCATTCAGGAACCTTCTGCAGAGGAAGAATCGTCCCCAGTTGGTATTAGGGGCTTTGGGGATCCCAGCTTTCCAACAGCTCACCGGCATGAACTCCATTCTCTTCTATGCTCCTATCCTGTTCCAGACCTTGGGGTTTGGCTCAGGGGCATCCCTAATATCCTCTGTCTTAACTAGTGGAATGCTTGTTCTTGCTACACTAGTATCAATGGCTTTAGTGGACAGATTTGGTAGGAGAGCATTCTTTTTGGAAGCTGGTTTCGAGATGTTCTGCTACATG ATTGCTGTAGCCATAACTCTGGCCTTTAAGTTTGGAGAAGGAGAAACTCTTCCAAAAGCCATTGGTTGGTTCCTTGTGGTTATCATCTGTTTATTCGTCTTCGCTTATGGAAGGTCTTGGGGTCCTCTGGGGTGGCTAGTTCCTAGTGAGCTGTTCCCGTTGGAGACTAGGTCAGCTGGCCAAAGCATGGTGGTCTGTGTCAACCTTCTCTTCACAGCTTTGATAGCACAATGCTTCTTGGTCTCACTTTGTCATCTCAAGTATGGAATTTTCTTGCTTTTTGCTGGCTTGATATTCATAATGAGCAGCTTTATTTTCTTCCTCTTGCCGGAAACAAAGAGAGTTCCGATCGAGGAAGTCTATCTTCTCTGGAAGGATCATTGGTTCTGGAAGAAATATGTTGAAGATGATGACGAGAAGGATATCAAAAAGCCAACCACGTAA